CAAGGAAAAGGTCCAACGAGCAAACCAGTCAGGCAAACTATTTGATTTGCAGAGTCAATTCGAGAGAAACATACAAGAAGCTGTTCCAGAGTTCCTGCCATTCACTGAAGCCGAAGGAAACCAAGAAGGCTACCAATCATTCTGGGAAGGACAAGGTATTCgtgttggaggagaagatctCATCTATGTTGATGCACTGTtggagaaaatcaatcaGTGTGTATTTGTTGCCATTGTTACGATCACCCAGCTTGAGATCAATAACTGAACTTATGGCATTTTCGTCTTAGATATACCAGTCGTCGTAACCCCGATGAAATCGATGCGAGAGCTATAATGCAGTTCTTTCAAAAGACATATTTAGCTCGGTGGGCTGACACCACACGAGCGCATGCTTCGTCATTATGGATCGAGCTGGAGCAGATGCTACTTGATGCAGCCAAAGAGATTTGTGGAGATAACGTCGCTTTGCTTGAGGATATGCTGTGAGTCGAGTTATCTCTTTCTAGTGAAATTTCTGACACGCCTTGTACATCTTCAGTCGACACTTGGAAGACCTGACACAAGACAACAAGCAGAGCACGAGCGATTTTGTCGATGATATGGTGATTTTATTCTCATCACCCCCCTCGGATCTGGTTAGCGCTACCAAGCCTCGATTGACaaatttgaaagaagattcagTCAATCATTTCCTTACCTTTCTCAATAGACCGCTTCGCAAtatttcttcagctgctaGCGGTTCAACATCGCCCTCGTCTGTGGTCAGTTCTGGTCCCAGACTTGTTCATGAAACCTTTACTCTCCATGAAAGGACCAGATGTGCGCAGTTACAAGCAAGCATCGAAATAGCCATGATGACCTGGGCTATAGAGTTCTCATGTGTGGTCGGCAAGCACTCACAGTTGAAGATCTTAACCTACGTAAAAAATGTGACACCCGCTCTGAGAAACGGGATGGGGCTTAATGAAGTGGTGGAGAGCGTTAGAAAGAGGGCAGGCGATCGTTTTGAAAGTGATCGAACcaaaaagagagaaagggagatcAGATTAGGAGAAGTCAAGAAGCTGGAAGACATTCAGTGAGTCATTTACAAGCATAAGTCGTTGAGATAGCTGACATCGTCTGCAACCTAGACAACATTTTGAGAGTATCACCGATATCTGATCGATCTTGAAAATGCACCTTGAGGAGTCGTGACGTAGATCTTGGGCATGCTGATGACATAAAGAACCAAAAGTATATATAGATATCTTGGTAATAAGGAAAGCGTTTGGTTATTTCACGAGTGCTCACGCTAAGGAATAGGAAAGAAGTACACATTTATCgatcatgcatatatatcTCCTGCTCTATACATTTCGCCTAGGTTAGTATTTCCCAACTAGTAAGCGGCAGCAGCAACGAGTTTCGTCAATTCTGCGTCAAACAAAAGGTCAAGTTAGCAAACAATACACCATCCAATCCTTTCCCATTAGGTAGCGAGAAATAGACTCACGATTGAGTTGTACGTTCTCTTTTACGACACCAGCTTTGACGTCATTGTCACCATTCTTCGGTACGACGGCTTTGTCACCTTGAACCGTCCATCCTACTTTTTCACACCATGAGCTTatttctgaagaagaagagagatcgAGCCATCGACCAAGTTGAGTGAGTGTAATTGACGAGAAACATGATGCGATTGATAGAGAGAATTGGAATCTCAAGTCATCGATGGGATGAGCGTGAGAAGGTAAGAAACGAGATTTGATAACTGATTTACGCGACGAGGAGGTTAGCTCTCGATGATTTACGCAAGGGGGAAAAACGGTGTTTTCATCGTTGCGGCTCTCCCTTCATGGGAGGAATTCGCTGAAGCAGGGATCCAGCTTGGTAAGGAGAACGAACAGTATAACTCACTGTTGGCAGCTTCTGAATCACCGTTAAGTTCTTTCCAGAAGTTTGTGAATTGACACGTTCTAATTAACTCGTGTAAGTTAGTTAAGAAAGGTACGATAGTTATAAGTGACTCGTCATCTGATTCTATATCATGTAAGATTGCCTATATGTATGACATAAATGGGGTTAGCGTCTGGTCATGACTTTTGATATGGAAGACAATGAAGGGGTGAATAATGAACGTCATAGtaagaagtgaaagtgaaagacaaAGCGTAATTGAGATTTTTGACAAATAAACGATTTGATTCCACCACTCACACTTGGTTCTCTCAATAAACCAAGAGATAAATTATAATCTGGTCCATGGACAGTCGCACTCAGGtttttgatcaagatgtgaATGATTATATCAGGATTTGAATGTTGAGGATTGAATTGATACAATTTTAAGATAGCTAAATTGGCGAATAAGTCATAttgaccttctttgatttcagatAAAAGGTATTCTTCCATGAATGGTAGATTTGTTGGATTATATCGATCTATTAATTTTTTGAAAAATGCTGTGATTAGCACTAGATTCCCTCTGAATAGATTTTGTGAGAGTACACGGGATGAATGGAGTTAAAAACAGGTGAAAACAGGAAATTGCCAAGCGAAAAAAAACTCACCAACACCATGGATCAATTCGTGAATCACTTCAGGTCTGGTAGAAGGTGAATGCCAATCGGCAAGGTTCTTTGTGGGTACAGCTACTGTCATCTTTGACTACTGTTTTTTTAAGAGAGATTAGTGTGTATATAAAGACGTTTTAAACTCTCTTTTAGTTGGATTTTGACTAAaactgatcaatcaatcgtTTGAAAGAAAGTTGGAATATTGGGAATGCGTACAAAAGAGAAAACGGTGAGATGATCCACGTGGCTCTTTATCACACCTAGCAAGATAATCTGTGTTCGAAATGACTGAATTATTGCCACGTCACTAACATCATCGACGATTGGGGTCCCCATGTTCCCcttgtttcctttttgaCGCGTCCTGTGCTGAATTACGAGTAGAGCAAGGAAAAGCAATATCATCAGAAGATATTCAGTATCATTATCGGCACTTCATTGTGCACCAATTACCATCACATCAGCAACAATCGATAACTGATTGACAAAAACATGCGATGGAACAAAGGACAATATGACCACTCCAGAAGCTCCAATAGGAGCAAAAGTACAAGTATCAGCTGGAATCGGATACGTTAGATGGTCAGGTTCGAATCCACCTTTTGCAGCTGGTAAATGGGTTGGTGTTGAGCTGTACGTCCCCGTTCCGACAGCCTTCCACCTGGTTGTTCATCTGGACATGACAATCACAGAGCTGACAGGGTGGAAATGTATTAGACTCCAACCAGGAGGCAAAAACGATGGATCTgtaaaaggagaaagatATTTTGAATGTCAAATTAATCATGGTGTTTTCGTTAGACCAAGTCAAGTTAAAATACTTGAAACACCTAAAAATATACCATCTACTGTAAGTAAGATGTCTTTTGAAGCTCTCGCGGTATCGATGTTGAGTATGTCATctgaattgatcatcatcatatcatgtCAATAGCCAAGAGGATCTATACCGAAACCAAGTCCTGCCGGAACACCCTCACAAGCACAACCAACACCTACATCTCGCTTGACTTCAGCAGGACCGTCAAGAGTTTCATCGCCTCAAAACCCGAATATACGCCCTTCAGCACCTTCGACTCCACCACGAACAGTATCCCAACCCACA
The window above is part of the Kwoniella shivajii chromosome 6, complete sequence genome. Proteins encoded here:
- a CDS encoding eukaryotic translation initiation factor 3 subunit K; this translates as MTVAVPTKNLADWHSPSTRPEVIHELIHGVDRYNPTNLPFMEEYLLSEIKEGQYDLFANLAILKLYQFNPQHSNPDIIIHILIKNLSATVHGPDYNLSLGLLREPSAILHDIESDDESLITIVPFLTNLHELIRTCQFTNFWKELNGDSEAANIIKSRFLPSHAHPIDDLRFQFSLSIASCFSSITLTQLGRWLDLSSSSEISSWCEKVGWTVQGDKAVVPKNGDNDVKAGVVKENVQLNQLTKLVAAAAY